The following proteins are encoded in a genomic region of Nicotiana sylvestris chromosome 4, ASM39365v2, whole genome shotgun sequence:
- the LOC104233092 gene encoding uncharacterized protein has translation MGELASNQNTRPADALPSDTEENPQVNVTFKNGRELEGVTKKRKDKPIHEGELITKATHESKKDDASSKPVEAARPPSPFPQRLQKKNDDHMFNKFLSMLSQVQLNIPLVDILREIPKFQNKLPQKLKDPGSFTILVRIGNIDVGRALCNLGVSINLMPLSLFKQLDLGAPRPTTMMLQLTDRSIGYPKGVIEDVLLQIGKFIFPADFIILDYEADELVPIILGQPLLAIGDAIIKVKEEK, from the exons ATGGGGGAGTTAGCATCAAATCAAAATACTAGGCCCGCAGACGCTCTTCCTAGTGATACAGAGGAGAACCCTCAAGTTAATGTTACATTCAAAAACGGGAGGGAACTAGAGGGAGTGACAAAGAAGAGAAAGGACAAGCCTATACATGAGGGGGAGTTGATTACTAAAGCAACACATGAGTCAAAGAAAGATGATGCAAGTTCAAAGCCAGTGGAGGCTGCAAGGCCACCATCACCTTTCCCCCAAAGATTGCAAAAGAAAAATGACGATcacatgttcaacaaatttctctctatgttgagccaggttcaattgaatattccattGGTGGATATACTTCGTGAAATCCCAAA GTTCCAAAACAAGCTTCCGcaaaagcttaaggatcctggcAGTTTCACCATCCTTGTGCGaattggtaatattgatgtgggtCGTGCTCTTTGTAATTTGGGGGTGAGCATAAATCTGATGCCCTTGTCCTTGTTCAAGCAATTGGATCTGGGAGCTCCAAGACCAACCACTATGATGTTGCAGCTAACTGATAGGTCTATAGGATACCCTAAaggagtgattgaagatgtgttgcTGCAAATTGGGAAATTCATCTTCCCTGCGGACTTCATTATCCTAGATTATGAGGCTGATGAACTGGTTCCAATCATATTAGGACAACCTCTCTTGGCTATTGGTGATGCAATTATTAAAGTGAAAGAGGAAAAATGA